The Acidimicrobiales bacterium DNA segment GGTTGCCGGGGTCGGTCACGCCGTCGAGCGCGATGAGGAAGGGCACGGTGCCGTCGTCAGGGGAGACGAGCGAGTCGAGGTCGTGCTCGACGAGGGGTGCCGCCTCGGCCAGCACCCCCTGAGCTGCCTCGGTCCGTGCGAGGGCGTCGAACTTCGACCGGCTGATCTCACGGACCGGCACCTTGAGCTCGTGGGCCAGTTCGACGATGTCGTCGACGATGTCGGCCGGGTCCATGCCCGCCGACAAGACGACCTCACGCGTGCGCCGGTGCCCGGCCAACAGGAGCTCGCGGACCGCTTGGCGGCCTTCGACCCGCTCGCCACCGAGGCCGCGTGGCTTGGACCGTCGCGCTGGTTCGCCAGCTCCCTTGGCCGTCGACGACCGGCGGGGCCCGGGCTTGGGCGCCCCACCCTGGGTCCGCTGGTCGCGTCGCTGCCCCTTGCCGGCGCCAGCGCCGCGACCACCACCGCCACCGGCGGGACGACCCGGGCGATCCGGGCGGCCCGGCTTCGCTCGCTTGCGTGCCACTCAGTGCTCCTCACGTCGTTGGATGAGCGCCACCGCGTGGCACTCGATGCCCTCGTTGCGTCCGATCGGACCGAGGCCCTCCCCGCGCGTGGCCTTGACCGTCACGGGTGCGCCGACCGCGTCGGACAACCGGCGCTGCATCTCCTGGCGCCGGGGTGCGACCTTCGGCGCCTCGAGCACCACGGTGCAGTCGATGTTCACGACCCGCCACCCGGCCTCGGACACCCGCTGGGCGGCGATCTCGAGCAGTTCGATGCTGTCGGCGCCCTCGAGAGACGGATCGGTGTCGGGGAAGTTCGAACCGACGTCTCCCAACCCGGCCCCACCGAGGATCGCATCGGCGCACGCATGCGC contains these protein-coding regions:
- the rlmB gene encoding 23S rRNA (guanosine(2251)-2'-O)-methyltransferase RlmB — encoded protein: MARKRAKPGRPDRPGRPAGGGGGRGAGAGKGQRRDQRTQGGAPKPGPRRSSTAKGAGEPARRSKPRGLGGERVEGRQAVRELLLAGHRRTREVVLSAGMDPADIVDDIVELAHELKVPVREISRSKFDALARTEAAQGVLAEAAPLVEHDLDSLVSPDDGTVPFLIALDGVTDPGNLGALLRTAECAGVTGVVLPRHRAVHVTPTVTKAAAGAVEHLSLGLVAGLPKAVTEMAHAGVWVVGLDEAGDTRLDALDLTQPVCLVLGAEGRGLSRLVRQRCDAVAAIPLRGRLNSLNVAAAGAVACFEVVRQRS
- the ispF gene encoding 2-C-methyl-D-erythritol 2,4-cyclodiphosphate synthase, giving the protein MQIRVGQGYDIHPLSGDPARVLVLGGVAFDGVPGLVGHSDADPIAHACADAILGGAGLGDVGSNFPDTDPSLEGADSIELLEIAAQRVSEAGWRVVNIDCTVVLEAPKVAPRRQEMQRRLSDAVGAPVTVKATRGEGLGPIGRNEGIECHAVALIQRREEH